From one Bacillus solimangrovi genomic stretch:
- a CDS encoding excisionase family DNA-binding protein, whose product MYLTIKETAEYLSFPESYVESLINQHKIRAVYDGQQYLINREQFKTHLEQMENYKKLVEEILSEPIPEDIDVKDED is encoded by the coding sequence ATGTATTTAACGATAAAAGAAACGGCAGAATACTTATCATTTCCAGAAAGCTATGTTGAAAGCTTAATTAATCAACATAAAATCCGAGCAGTTTATGATGGGCAACAATACTTAATTAACAGAGAACAATTTAAGACACATTTAGAGCAAATGGAAAATTATAAGAAGCTAGTAGAAGAAATTCTGAGCGAACCTATTCCTGAAGATATTGATGTGAAAGATGAGGATTAG
- a CDS encoding GNAT family N-acetyltransferase, with amino-acid sequence MNTIKMIELNEESLCDKGCYCLRSKPNSTGYKNKNKWLKERFNEGLKYVKLIENNKPAGFIEYTPIETSSRVVYGDNYLVIHCLWVNKTGKGYASKLINSCIEDAKEQNKDGVIVITNPDTSWTPSKDIFIKNHFVEIDHAPYGFELLVYKFANSPDPYFPNDWKKRLTPFKNLTILRTQQCPFVDISTDNVIKGATKLDINVEIVDIKTREQLLNLSPTPYGVYAVVYKNKLISFHRLTVHFVMKRLKELA; translated from the coding sequence TTGAACACAATTAAAATGATAGAGTTAAACGAAGAGAGTCTTTGTGACAAAGGATGTTATTGTCTTCGTAGTAAGCCAAATTCAACAGGTTACAAGAATAAAAACAAATGGCTTAAAGAAAGATTTAATGAAGGTTTAAAATACGTAAAACTAATAGAGAATAACAAACCAGCAGGGTTTATTGAATATACTCCTATTGAAACTTCTTCTAGAGTTGTCTATGGTGATAATTATTTAGTGATTCATTGCTTATGGGTAAATAAAACGGGAAAAGGATATGCTTCAAAATTGATTAATTCATGTATTGAAGACGCTAAGGAGCAAAATAAAGATGGTGTTATTGTAATTACAAACCCAGACACCTCTTGGACACCAAGTAAGGATATTTTTATAAAAAACCATTTCGTTGAAATCGATCATGCACCTTATGGCTTTGAATTACTTGTTTATAAATTTGCTAATTCACCTGATCCATATTTTCCGAACGATTGGAAAAAACGACTTACACCATTTAAAAACTTAACAATCCTCCGAACACAACAATGTCCGTTTGTAGATATATCTACAGACAATGTTATTAAAGGTGCAACCAAATTAGATATAAATGTAGAAATTGTAGATATAAAAACGAGAGAGCAATTGTTGAATCTTTCTCCTACTCCTTATGGTGTGTATGCAGTCGTTTACAAGAATAAATTAATTTCCTTTCATAGACTAACGGTACATTTTGTGATGAAACGATTAAAGGAATTAGCCTAG
- a CDS encoding short-chain fatty acid transporter: protein MFKGITSFSNRLMQRYLPDPFLFVIILTFVVFILALLLTPTSPKELITIWGDNFWNLLTFSMQMVLILLTGYVLASSPIFKSVLSKLASLSKSPGSAIIMVTLVSMIASWINWGFGLVIGALFAKELARQVKNIDYRLLIASSYSGLIIWHSGLSGSIPLTIATEGHFTVDLIGIIPTSDTIFATFNLLLILAIVIIIPIVNGFMYNKDEAYTIDTSLLNNTNSTPVSSTQIGTPADKIENSWLLSMLIGILGLFFVISYFVMNGFKLNLNIVNFTFLFLGIIFHFRPKNFLMAVNDAVKGASGIIIQFPFYAGIMGLMVASGLAEQMSSWFVAISNETTFPLFTFISAGIVNFFVPSGGGQWAVQAPVMLQAGAELGIQPAITAMSVAWGDAWTNLIQPFWALPALAIAGLKAKDIMGFCLVNLVITGVIIGIGFILVTI from the coding sequence TTGTTCAAAGGGATTACATCATTTTCTAACCGCTTGATGCAAAGATATTTACCTGACCCGTTCCTATTTGTCATCATCTTAACATTCGTTGTGTTTATACTTGCTCTACTACTAACACCAACATCACCTAAAGAGCTTATTACAATCTGGGGAGATAACTTTTGGAACTTACTTACATTTTCCATGCAAATGGTTTTAATTTTATTAACAGGTTATGTACTTGCGAGTAGCCCAATATTTAAAAGCGTCTTAAGTAAATTAGCGAGCTTATCTAAATCTCCAGGCTCAGCTATTATTATGGTAACACTTGTTTCGATGATTGCTAGTTGGATAAATTGGGGATTCGGTCTTGTTATAGGAGCGTTGTTTGCAAAAGAATTAGCTCGGCAAGTTAAAAACATCGATTACCGATTATTAATCGCAAGTTCTTATTCTGGACTAATTATTTGGCATAGTGGGCTATCTGGCTCGATTCCACTCACCATTGCAACTGAAGGGCACTTTACTGTAGACTTAATTGGCATTATCCCTACAAGTGATACGATCTTTGCTACGTTCAACCTCCTTCTCATTCTTGCAATCGTAATTATTATACCTATCGTAAATGGGTTTATGTATAACAAAGATGAAGCCTATACGATTGACACTTCTTTACTTAATAACACTAATTCTACACCAGTATCAAGTACACAAATAGGAACACCAGCAGACAAAATAGAGAATAGCTGGCTCTTATCCATGCTCATTGGCATATTAGGTCTATTCTTCGTCATTTCATATTTCGTAATGAACGGATTTAAATTGAACTTAAACATCGTCAATTTTACATTTTTATTTTTAGGCATAATATTTCATTTTCGTCCAAAAAATTTCTTAATGGCTGTAAATGATGCAGTAAAAGGAGCAAGTGGCATTATTATTCAGTTTCCTTTTTATGCAGGCATTATGGGATTAATGGTCGCTTCAGGGTTAGCTGAGCAAATGTCTTCATGGTTTGTAGCCATTTCAAATGAAACAACATTTCCTCTCTTCACATTCATAAGTGCAGGGATCGTTAACTTCTTTGTACCTTCAGGTGGAGGACAATGGGCGGTACAAGCACCCGTTATGCTACAAGCAGGAGCTGAGTTAGGTATTCAACCTGCAATCACTGCAATGTCTGTTGCATGGGGAGATGCATGGACAAACTTGATTCAACCTTTTTGGGCACTTCCCGCTCTTGCTATTGCTGGTTTAAAGGCCAAAGATATTATGGGCTTTTGCTTAGTTAACCTAGTCATTACTGGGGTAATCATTGGGATTGGGTTCATCTTAGTAACTATATAA